In one window of Branchiostoma lanceolatum isolate klBraLanc5 chromosome 15, klBraLanc5.hap2, whole genome shotgun sequence DNA:
- the LOC136420972 gene encoding neuronal acetylcholine receptor subunit non-alpha-2-like, with amino-acid sequence MADDWMKDLLPRCNLFPSSKHGCWNPISAKKGNEVCYHGNGINYRGTWNKTTSGADCVEWSAGQAGYYKTEYPWANLDNNYCRNPVGLDRPFCLTEDGSQEECDVIPCDAEGCWDRGPPNYGKRIPSKRFYYIGERVTYTCNEGYTLKSGYTREVRCIAGGIWQYDKPSCSVNHRRRLRDDLLEVYSSSLAPENVTISFTGLVKQIVDLDEKKEQLVASVVIDFTWQDSRLSWDPKYYDDITTFSIHGNTIWTPTLTLQRNANPLNGGLQTNVPVQVSNGRVEWSVETLTTTVCDADPFYFPADTMECHVCFSATAAIAQTIQCEGGGRAADKGNSPCNSYSTARTEGEWYRKDKTFAKDNSEACFAVHLQRIPTFHMATTVGPCIILVALMIITFIMPLDRGDRISFGVTILLSMVVSLVFVTDVLPVKGALPFFAALIIVCMGLMGLFLFFTMGIIVVHDREGSLSPSAKIIFLRYISKILLLGDLTKKKPASDGESGLPDHPAIEMTNFAFQTDGMSDGEEPGDGDERAGQPSNSPAGLEATGSAGFPELISCVKELTRAVNNLPDELTKAMKNDEEVSDYTLLAKVLDRLCLVFYILSIAAAVPMTMYLGK; translated from the exons ATGGCTGATGACTGGATGAAGGACCTGCTGCCACGATGTAACTTGTTTCCATCATCCAAACACGGTTGTTGGAATCCCATTTCAGCCAAGAAGGGCAACGAAG TTTGCTATCATGGCAATGGCATAAACTACCGTGGAACGTGGAACAAAACTACATCCGGGGCAGATTGTGTGGAGTGGTCAGCTGGACAAGCTGGCTACTACAAGACAGAGTACCCATGGGCCAACCTGGATAACAACTACTGCCGCAATCCTGTCGGTCTCgatcggccattttgtttgaccGAAGACGGTAGCCAGGAGGAATGTGACGTCATTCCGTGTG ATGCCGAAGGCTGCTGGGATAGAGGTCCTCCAAACTATGGCAAGAGAATCCCAAGCAAGAGGTTCTACTACATAGGAGAACGGGTCACGTACACGTGCAACGAAGGGTACACGCTAAAGTCAGGTTACACCAGGGAAGTGAGGTGCATCGCAGGTGGTATCTGGCAATATGACAAGCCCAGTTGTTCAG TTAACCATAGGCGCAGACTGCGAGATGATCTACTGGAGGTCTACAGTTCAAGCCTTGCACCTGAAAATGTTACTATCAGCTTCACTGGATTGGTAAAACAGATCGTCGACTTG GATGAAAAGAAGGAACAACTTGTGGCATCTGTCGTCATCGATTTT ACGTGGCAAGACAGCAGGCTGAGTTGGGATCCAAAATATTACGATGACATCACAACATTCAGCATTCATGGCAACACAATTTGGACTCCAACATTGACTCTGCAGAGAAA TGCTAATCCTCTCAACGGTGGGTTGCAAACGAATGTACCGGTACAGGTGAGCAATGGCCGGGTTGAATGGAGTGTAGAAACCCTGACCACCACCGTGTGTGATGCAGACCCCTTCTACTTTCCCGCAGACACCATGGAATGCCACGTCTGTTTTTCTGCAACCGCTGCAATAGCGCAAACCATTC aATGCGAAGGAGGAGGGCGTGCAGCAGACAAGGGAAACAGCCCCTGCAACTCTTACTCTACTGCAAGAACAGAGGGGGAGTGGTACCGAAAGGATAAGACCTTCGCAAAAGACAACAGTGAAGCGTGCTTTGCCGTTCATCTCCAGAGGATCCCCACGTTCCACATGGCCACTACCGTTGGGCCCTGCATCATCCTGGTTGCACTGATGATCATCACATTCATCATGCCCTTGGACAGGGGAGACCGGATCTCGTTCGGAGTGACCATCCTACTCTCCATGGTCGTTTCTCTTGTGTTTGTGACAGACGTGCTGCCAGTCAAGGGGGCATTGCCATTTTTCG CTGCGTTGATCATCGTGTGCATGGGCCTGATGGggttgttcctttttttcacCATGGGCATCATCGTTGTTCACGACCGTGAGGGCAGCCTGTCTCCATCGGCGAAGATCATTTTTCTCCGCTACATTTCAAA GATACTGTTGCTGGGGGATCTAACAAAGAAGAAGCCTGCATCTGATGGGGAGAGTGGCCTGCCTGACCACCCTGCCATAGAGATGACCAACTTCGCCTTTCAAACCGATGGCATGTCCGACGGAGAAGAACCCGGTGATGGCGACGAGAGGGCCGGGCAGCCATCAAACTCTCCCGCAGGTCTGGAGGCCACCGGTTCCGCCGGCTTTCCTGAGCTGATCTCATGTGTGAAGGAGTTGACCAGGGCCGTGAACAACCTTCCAGATGAGCTGACCAAAGCCATGAAGAACGATGAGGAGGTGTCAGACTACACCCTGCTGGCTAAGGTCCTGGATAGGCTGTGCCTTGTCTTCTACATCC